From Saccopteryx leptura isolate mSacLep1 chromosome 3, mSacLep1_pri_phased_curated, whole genome shotgun sequence, one genomic window encodes:
- the FOSL2 gene encoding fos-related antigen 2 translates to MYQDYPGNFDTSSRGSSGSPAHAESYSSGGGGQQKFRVDMPGSGSAFIPTINAITTSQDLQWMVQPTVITSMSNPYPRSHPYSPLPGLASVPGHMALPRPGVIKTIGTTVGRRRRDEQLSPEEEEKRRIRRERNKLAAAKCRNRRRELTEKLQAETEELEEEKSGLQKEIAELQKEKEKLEFMLVAHGPVCKISPEERRSPPASGLQPLRSGGGGVGAVVVKQEPLEEDSPSSSSAGLDKAQRSVIKPISIAGGFYGEEPLHTPIVVTSTPAITPGTSNLVFTYPSVLEQESPASPSESCSKAHRRSSSSGDQSSDSLNSPTLLAL, encoded by the exons ATGTACCAGGATTATCCCGGGAACTTTGACACCTCGTCCCGGGGCAGCAGCGGCTCTCCTGCGCACGCTGAGTCCTACtccagcggcggcggcggccagcAG aaATTTCGGGTAGATATGCCTGGCTCGGGCAGTGCCTTCATCCCCACCATCAACGCCATCACTACCAGCCAGGACCTGCAGTGGATGGTGCAGCCCACAGTGATCACCTCCATGTCCAACCCGTACCCCCGCTCACACCCCTACAGCCCCCTGCCGggcctggcctctgtccctgggcACATGGCCCTCCCAAGACCTGGTGTCATCAAGACTATCGGGACCACCGTGGGTCGCAGGAGGAGAGATGAGCAG CTGTCCcctgaagaggaggagaagcgTCGAATCCGCAGGGAAAGGAACAAGCTGGCTGCAGCCAAGTGCCGGAACCGCCGCCGGGAGCTGACGGAGAAGCTGCAGGCG GAGACGGAGGAACTggaggaggaaaagtcaggcctgcAGAAAGAGATCGCcgagctgcagaaggagaaggagaagctgGAATTCATGTTGGTGGCTCACGGGCCCGTGTGCAAGATCAGCCCCGAGGAGCGCCGATCGCCCCCGGCCTCCGGGCTGCAGCCCCTGCGCAGTGGAGGTGGTGGAGTAGGCGCTGTCGTGGTGAAACAGGAGCCCCTGGAAGAGGATAGCCCCTCGTCCTCGTCGGCAGGGCTGGACAAGGCCCAGCGCTCTGTCATCAAGCCCATCAGCATCGCTGGGGGCTTCTATGGGGAGGAGCCCCTGCACACCCCCATCGTGGTGACCTCCACACCCGCCATCACTCCGGGCACCTCGAACCTTGTCTTCACCTATCCCAGCGTCCTGGAGCAGGAGTCTCCCGCGTCGCCCTCCGAGTCCTGCTCCAAGGCTCACCGCAGAAGCAGTAGCAGTGGGGACCAGTCGTCGGACTCCTTGAACTCCCCCACTCTTCTGGCTCTGTAA